One genomic region from Terasakiella sp. SH-1 encodes:
- a CDS encoding methyltransferase domain-containing protein, translating into MTPLSLAKSQHIESAVEAAVDYYDGTADEIYRSIWGSSIHLGLFSSVDETLPSAMQRAKDTMIDGIALHNESKVLEVGCGYGTLARQLSRSFDCSILATNISDKQLARAAELTEAEGLSEKVRFEKCDYHQLPYANNSFEVYWSQESFLHAGDRMRVLSEAHRVLEPFGLLAFSEITLRRSTPPALREKILKRVKSPSMWSKHEYEINLKEANFQVEKWDDWSDNVARTYGWALKQLERKKSEILPRIGQESYDNAREGMELWQRAAEDGYLGWIHVIAAAVNK; encoded by the coding sequence ATGACGCCCCTTTCTCTTGCCAAAAGCCAACATATTGAATCTGCTGTCGAAGCTGCGGTCGATTATTATGATGGAACTGCTGACGAAATTTATCGCAGCATTTGGGGCAGCAGCATTCATCTGGGGCTTTTTTCTTCTGTCGATGAAACCCTGCCCAGCGCCATGCAACGCGCCAAAGACACTATGATTGACGGCATTGCCCTTCATAACGAAAGCAAGGTTTTGGAAGTCGGCTGTGGCTATGGCACATTGGCCCGCCAGCTTTCACGCAGTTTTGACTGTTCTATTCTGGCGACAAATATTTCCGATAAACAGCTCGCCCGCGCCGCTGAATTAACAGAAGCCGAAGGGCTTTCTGAGAAAGTCCGCTTTGAAAAATGCGATTATCACCAATTGCCTTATGCCAATAACAGCTTTGAGGTTTACTGGTCACAAGAAAGCTTCCTCCATGCCGGGGATCGCATGCGTGTTTTAAGCGAAGCCCACCGTGTGCTGGAACCCTTTGGCCTGCTGGCATTTTCTGAAATCACACTTCGCCGTTCCACCCCGCCAGCTTTGCGCGAAAAAATCCTCAAACGGGTCAAAAGCCCGTCCATGTGGTCCAAACATGAATATGAAATCAACCTGAAAGAAGCCAATTTTCAGGTGGAAAAATGGGATGACTGGTCCGATAATGTGGCGCGCACCTACGGCTGGGCATTAAAGCAGCTGGAACGTAAAAAATCAGAAATCCTGCCGCGTATCGGCCAAGAGTCTTATGACAATGCCCGTGAAGGCATGGAATTATGGCAACGTGCGGCCGAAGATGGTTATCTTGGCTGGATTCATGTCATTGCGGCAGC
- a CDS encoding metalloregulator ArsR/SmtB family transcription factor: MELQKLEENARRASTLLKAMSNQHRLMILCQISGQEKSVGELEEIIGLSQSALSQHLARLRRDNLVQTRRDAQTIYYSLKGEEAATVIETLYNLYCANDETAACA, from the coding sequence ATTGAACTCCAAAAACTCGAAGAAAACGCCCGTCGTGCCAGCACCCTACTTAAAGCCATGAGCAACCAGCATCGCCTGATGATCCTGTGCCAGATTTCAGGTCAGGAAAAATCTGTTGGCGAACTGGAAGAGATTATCGGCTTAAGCCAATCGGCCCTGTCTCAACATTTGGCCCGCCTGCGTCGCGATAATCTGGTGCAAACCCGCCGTGATGCCCAGACAATTTATTACTCCCTTAAGGGGGAAGAAGCAGCAACTGTGATTGAAACATTGTACAATCTTTATTGTGCAAATGATGAAACCGCAGCTTGCGCTTAA
- a CDS encoding sulfurtransferase TusA family protein, with protein sequence MMQIDRTLDASGMRCPIPVLRAGKEIRAMQSGEVIEIIATDGQAPRDFHDFCLEAGHEILISEERDGKYVIIIRKG encoded by the coding sequence ATGATGCAGATTGATCGAACATTAGATGCGTCGGGGATGCGATGCCCCATTCCGGTTTTACGTGCAGGCAAGGAAATTCGTGCCATGCAATCTGGTGAGGTGATTGAAATCATCGCAACAGACGGGCAGGCCCCACGTGATTTTCATGACTTTTGTCTGGAAGCCGGTCATGAAATTTTGATCAGTGAAGAACGTGATGGCAAATATGTCATCATCATCCGTAAAGGGTGA
- a CDS encoding efflux RND transporter permease subunit, whose translation MNLIHTSIYRPIAVIAAVIMTILFGLVALQTIPIQLTPDVRKPVITVRTNWPGAAPAEIEREIVNRQEEVLRGLEGLDEMTSRSEQGRSRITLEFSVGQNMDKALLLVANRLDRVSGYPEEADEPTFDTSGSEDNPIAWFVLQRLDGNERPIHTYDDFAEDVIKDKIERVNGIAMVNVYGGSERELVVTVDPVRLSQYQLTVPQVVNALRSANASISAGDVEEGKRRYVVRTEGELTSTEQVENVVVRSTQDVASGRVARVRLSDIADVTFKYKEPTARIRQLGQPAIAMNAQRDTGANVIETMTGLKAAIAELNENELPAAKLKLTQVYDETVYINSAIELVQQNIYIGGVLAALVLLVFLRSTRATVIISLAIPVSVIGSFVAMAAMGRSINVISLAGIAFAVGMVVDAAIVVLENIYRLRQEGKSRSEAAYQGAAQVWSAVLVSALTTVLVFLPLLIMNLEIGQLFRDIAVAISVAVLLSLVVAITVIPALSNRLLKEQYSKDEDEVKLPALDKFAALFVQKVLDYTDLVTKSKIRSLIVVGAISLSALLASWAFLPKMEYLPEGNRNLVFGMLLPPPGYNLETTTGIANRVENAVKHLWSSETGPESEEGQPPKIKNFFFVARNTTTFVGAASEDPSRAAELIPVLRQPVFSEPGTFGFVTQPSLFGRSIGSGRSIDLNVSGPDLEKVLEVALRATGKITQLLPRTEGNQFRPKPGLELGAPEVRVYPDPLKLADNGVTARDLGQTVDAFNDGMRVAEITVEGKRIDLTLKGPEKKVTQTQGIGYLPVVTQSGDIISVNDVADVKVTSGPTEIRHLERQRTVTLEVRPSPNIPLESAMDILRDQVMKPLQKEGLPNGVTLHMSGTADKLTQAWDAMVWEMLLAVAIVYLTMAVLFESFVYPFVIMLSVPLATAGGIAGLGLLNLFTPQPLDMLTLLGFVILVGIVVNNAILLVHQSLFHVREERLSPAASIRLATKSRIRPIFMSTLTSVFGMLPLVLFPGAGSELYRGLGSVVVGGLTLSALLTLVIIPPLLTIVLPKKA comes from the coding sequence ATGAACCTGATCCATACTTCCATCTATCGCCCGATTGCCGTTATTGCTGCGGTGATTATGACGATTCTGTTTGGACTGGTCGCCCTGCAAACCATTCCCATTCAGCTTACCCCTGATGTACGCAAGCCTGTCATTACGGTACGCACCAACTGGCCCGGTGCCGCCCCGGCTGAAATTGAACGCGAGATTGTGAATAGACAGGAAGAAGTCTTGCGCGGACTGGAAGGGCTGGATGAAATGACCAGCCGCTCTGAACAGGGGCGCTCGCGCATCACGCTTGAATTTTCTGTCGGCCAAAATATGGACAAGGCCCTGCTGTTGGTCGCCAATCGGCTGGACCGGGTTTCCGGCTATCCAGAAGAAGCAGACGAGCCCACCTTTGATACATCGGGCAGTGAAGATAACCCCATTGCCTGGTTTGTCTTGCAACGCCTTGACGGTAATGAGCGCCCCATTCACACCTATGATGATTTTGCCGAAGATGTCATTAAAGACAAAATAGAACGGGTTAACGGCATTGCCATGGTCAATGTCTATGGCGGTTCCGAACGTGAACTGGTTGTCACCGTTGATCCTGTGCGCCTCAGCCAATATCAGCTGACCGTGCCCCAAGTGGTCAACGCCTTGCGCAGTGCCAATGCCTCTATCTCTGCTGGGGATGTGGAAGAAGGCAAACGCCGCTATGTGGTACGTACCGAAGGCGAACTGACCAGTACCGAACAGGTGGAAAATGTCGTGGTGCGCAGTACTCAGGATGTGGCAAGCGGCCGTGTGGCGCGGGTGCGCCTGTCTGATATTGCCGATGTGACCTTTAAGTATAAAGAGCCAACAGCCCGTATTCGCCAATTGGGCCAACCTGCCATTGCCATGAATGCCCAACGCGATACCGGGGCCAATGTCATTGAAACTATGACTGGGTTAAAAGCTGCGATTGCCGAACTCAATGAAAATGAACTCCCTGCAGCCAAGCTCAAACTGACGCAAGTCTATGATGAAACGGTCTATATCAATTCCGCCATTGAACTGGTACAGCAAAATATTTATATCGGTGGTGTTTTAGCCGCCCTTGTCCTGCTGGTCTTCTTACGGTCAACACGGGCAACCGTCATTATTTCCCTTGCCATTCCGGTTTCCGTCATTGGGTCCTTCGTCGCCATGGCCGCCATGGGGCGCTCGATCAACGTGATTTCACTGGCGGGCATTGCCTTTGCTGTTGGCATGGTGGTCGATGCAGCCATTGTCGTGCTGGAAAATATCTATCGCCTGCGACAAGAAGGCAAATCACGCTCTGAGGCCGCCTATCAAGGCGCAGCTCAGGTTTGGAGTGCCGTACTGGTTTCAGCCCTGACCACCGTTTTGGTTTTCCTGCCGCTGCTGATCATGAATTTGGAAATCGGCCAGCTGTTTCGTGATATTGCAGTCGCCATTTCCGTTGCTGTCCTGCTTTCCCTTGTGGTTGCCATCACCGTTATCCCGGCCCTGTCCAACCGCCTGCTCAAAGAGCAATACAGCAAGGATGAAGATGAGGTAAAATTACCAGCCCTTGATAAATTTGCGGCTCTCTTCGTTCAAAAGGTGCTGGATTATACCGACCTTGTTACCAAATCAAAAATTCGCTCCCTCATTGTGGTTGGTGCAATCAGCCTGAGTGCCTTGCTTGCCAGCTGGGCCTTTTTACCCAAGATGGAATACCTGCCCGAAGGCAATCGTAATCTCGTCTTCGGCATGTTGCTCCCCCCACCGGGGTATAATCTGGAAACCACCACCGGCATTGCCAATCGGGTTGAAAACGCTGTTAAACATCTCTGGTCCAGTGAGACCGGACCGGAAAGTGAAGAAGGCCAACCGCCCAAAATCAAGAATTTCTTCTTCGTTGCACGTAACACGACTACCTTTGTTGGCGCGGCAAGTGAAGACCCCTCGCGTGCGGCAGAACTGATCCCGGTGCTGCGCCAGCCGGTCTTTAGTGAACCGGGAACCTTTGGCTTTGTTACTCAACCCTCGCTATTTGGCCGATCCATTGGGTCTGGGCGGTCCATTGATTTAAATGTATCTGGCCCTGATCTTGAAAAAGTACTGGAAGTCGCCCTGCGTGCCACCGGGAAAATCACCCAGCTTCTTCCTCGTACCGAAGGCAACCAATTCAGGCCAAAGCCGGGCTTGGAACTGGGTGCCCCGGAAGTGCGCGTTTATCCCGACCCGTTAAAGCTGGCCGATAATGGGGTCACAGCGCGTGACCTTGGCCAAACCGTAGATGCCTTTAATGATGGCATGCGGGTGGCTGAAATTACCGTTGAAGGCAAACGTATTGACCTGACCCTGAAAGGCCCTGAGAAAAAAGTCACTCAAACTCAAGGCATTGGCTACCTGCCTGTTGTGACCCAAAGTGGCGATATTATATCGGTCAATGATGTGGCCGATGTCAAAGTCACCTCCGGCCCGACAGAAATCCGCCATCTTGAGCGCCAACGTACCGTCACGCTTGAGGTCCGACCCAGCCCGAATATACCTCTTGAAAGCGCCATGGACATTTTGCGTGATCAAGTGATGAAACCTCTACAAAAAGAAGGGCTTCCGAATGGTGTCACCCTTCATATGTCGGGGACGGCTGATAAGCTGACACAGGCATGGGATGCGATGGTTTGGGAAATGTTGCTTGCCGTTGCCATTGTGTATCTCACCATGGCTGTTCTGTTTGAAAGCTTTGTCTATCCCTTTGTCATTATGCTGTCGGTCCCCCTAGCAACGGCGGGCGGCATTGCCGGGCTTGGCTTGCTCAATCTCTTCACACCACAGCCTCTTGATATGCTGACATTACTGGGTTTTGTCATTCTGGTCGGCATTGTAGTTAATAACGCTATTTTGTTGGTTCATCAAAGCCTGTTCCACGTGCGTGAAGAACGCCTGAGCCCCGCAGCCAGCATTCGCCTTGCGACCAAAAGCCGTATTCGCCCGATCTTTATGTCCACACTAACCAGTGTCTTTGGCATGTTGCCCCTCGTGCTGTTTCCCGGTGCGGGCTCAGAACTTTATCGGGGGTTAGGCTCAGTCGTTGTCGGCGGGTTGACCTTATCAGCGCTGCTGACTCTCGTGATTATTCCACCTTTGTTAACGATTGTGTTGCCAAAGAAAGCTTAG
- a CDS encoding efflux RND transporter periplasmic adaptor subunit, which yields MEKQKTALALILAGLLVVGTNVQAQEKKPVPRATAVGADSVELRSLSQTIPVSGRLIAKQASEIAARINAPIAHVLVDVGDHVFAGQPLVKLVADRLIHQKELAVAELERAQAALQTAKAQLNIVSQELKRLQRLRKSAAFNQARYDDKRLEQIKSQSAVSEAEAAVRKAKADLNLRELDLTYSQIVAPYPGTVTLRQVDQGDYVSVGQTVLKLINARDLEIEADVATHRLSGLAKGASVSITLGQGQKLTSTVRAIVPEENPLTRTRAVRLTPDFNPTDYQLASNQTITVHIPQGDARKVLTVSKDAVLNKKGKQMVYAIKDGKATITPVKLGDATGSYFEVLSGLKDGDVVVVRGNERLRPGQAVKAMGAAK from the coding sequence GTGGAAAAACAAAAGACAGCTCTTGCCCTGATTCTCGCTGGCCTGCTCGTTGTGGGTACAAACGTACAGGCTCAAGAGAAAAAGCCTGTTCCTCGTGCCACAGCTGTGGGGGCAGATTCTGTGGAACTTCGCAGTCTCAGCCAAACCATCCCTGTTTCCGGGCGCCTCATCGCCAAACAAGCCAGTGAGATTGCTGCACGCATCAATGCACCGATCGCACATGTTCTGGTGGATGTCGGGGATCACGTGTTTGCCGGACAGCCCCTTGTCAAATTGGTTGCAGATCGCCTGATCCATCAAAAAGAACTGGCCGTTGCAGAATTGGAACGCGCCCAAGCCGCCCTGCAAACAGCAAAAGCCCAGCTCAATATTGTGTCCCAAGAACTCAAACGCCTACAACGTTTAAGAAAATCAGCTGCTTTTAATCAGGCACGCTATGACGATAAACGACTGGAGCAAATCAAGTCTCAAAGTGCGGTCAGCGAGGCCGAAGCTGCTGTACGCAAGGCCAAAGCTGACTTGAATTTACGGGAACTGGACTTAACCTATAGCCAGATCGTCGCCCCCTACCCCGGTACGGTCACTTTGCGCCAAGTTGATCAGGGGGATTATGTCAGTGTTGGGCAAACGGTGCTGAAACTGATCAACGCACGGGATCTGGAAATCGAAGCTGATGTGGCAACCCATCGTCTCAGCGGGTTGGCAAAAGGGGCTTCTGTCAGCATTACTTTAGGTCAAGGCCAAAAACTCACCAGCACAGTGCGGGCAATTGTCCCCGAAGAAAACCCTCTGACCCGAACCCGTGCCGTCCGGCTCACACCTGACTTTAACCCGACAGATTATCAACTCGCCAGTAACCAGACCATCACGGTCCATATCCCGCAAGGAGATGCCCGCAAAGTCCTCACCGTTTCAAAAGATGCTGTTTTAAATAAAAAGGGCAAACAGATGGTCTATGCCATCAAAGACGGAAAAGCGACCATCACACCAGTCAAACTAGGCGATGCTACAGGCAGTTATTTTGAAGTTCTCTCCGGCCTGAAAGATGGTGATGTCGTGGTTGTACGCGGCAATGAACGCCTGCGCCCAGGTCAAGCCGTCAAGGCAATGGGGGCAGCGAAATGA
- a CDS encoding histone deacetylase family protein, producing the protein MATLLLTHPVCLKHDTGEHHPERPARLRTILRHLDRQEFHFLIRDQAPRATHAQLELAHPTNYIEAVEKAVPTEEGHLNSIDGDTIVSPGTWDAALRSAGGACFGVDEVMAGKARNAFCATRPPGHHAETSKAMGFCFFNNAAIGAIHAVAKYPEVKKAAVIDFDVHHGNGTQDIFYNSPNLFYGSSHQSPGYPETGKESETGVANNICNVELEPGSKPEEFRKAYSEKILPRLREFNPDFLIISAGFDAHARDPLAHLRLSIDDFIWVTEELLKVANECCEGRVVSVLEGGYEVDALAASVAAHVKTLMHV; encoded by the coding sequence ATGGCGACATTATTACTTACGCATCCGGTGTGTCTGAAACACGATACCGGGGAACATCATCCAGAACGCCCGGCACGGCTTCGTACCATTTTGCGCCATCTTGACCGTCAGGAATTTCATTTTCTGATTCGCGATCAGGCACCGCGTGCGACCCATGCTCAACTGGAACTGGCTCATCCTACCAATTATATTGAAGCCGTTGAAAAAGCTGTCCCGACAGAAGAGGGGCATTTGAATTCCATTGACGGGGATACGATTGTGTCACCGGGCACATGGGATGCCGCCTTGCGTTCGGCTGGCGGGGCCTGTTTTGGTGTGGATGAAGTGATGGCAGGCAAGGCGCGCAATGCTTTTTGTGCCACACGTCCACCGGGGCACCATGCAGAAACATCAAAGGCCATGGGGTTTTGTTTCTTTAACAATGCGGCGATTGGAGCGATCCATGCGGTGGCGAAATATCCTGAGGTTAAAAAGGCAGCCGTGATTGATTTTGATGTGCATCACGGCAATGGCACGCAGGATATTTTTTATAATAGCCCGAACCTGTTTTATGGCTCTTCCCACCAATCACCGGGCTATCCGGAAACAGGGAAAGAAAGTGAAACCGGTGTTGCCAATAATATCTGCAATGTGGAATTGGAACCAGGTTCCAAGCCAGAAGAATTTCGCAAAGCTTATTCAGAAAAAATCCTGCCGCGCCTGCGTGAATTTAATCCGGACTTTTTGATTATTTCTGCCGGATTCGATGCGCATGCCCGTGATCCACTGGCTCATTTGCGTTTGTCCATTGATGACTTTATCTGGGTGACCGAAGAATTGCTCAAGGTGGCAAATGAGTGTTGCGAGGGCCGTGTAGTGTCTGTTTTAGAAGGCGGATATGAGGTTGATGCGCTGGCTGCCAGTGTGGCTGCCCATGTGAAAACACTCATGCATGTCTAA